The sequence below is a genomic window from Scatophagus argus isolate fScaArg1 chromosome 8, fScaArg1.pri, whole genome shotgun sequence.
ATGTCAGAGCCGTGATAACATTAGATCAACAAAGCCTGGCACTTTCTATCTTCTATCactcaaaacaacagcaacactcaATCTAAGAACATCTAGCCTCTCAGGGATTaatttgaaaacagaaagataaacaaaacaagatagaATTGTCCGTGATGTATGAAATTAACGTACTTGTACGGTGTATAGGCGGTGGAAAACACTGTGGTTCcctttttccatctctgtcaaTCAGAACACGGCGTAACTAATGTTGTGAATGTTCACGTGGTGCAAAAACATTATTGCAATTTTGTGTCATGTAAGAATTAGTGTAAGCtctttggttttaattttcttgttcAGTTCCTCTCATAACAGTCTGGCAAATGCAAGAAGAGCCATAGAGACGGAGAGAAGGGACCGCAGcaatgaaatgagatgaaaaccGCCTCAAAACTCCTAAGCATGCAGCCCAGCCCAAACCTGCAAGCTAGCCCAATGCGAACATACTCACTGAGCCCACTCCAagagacaaacagcaaagcCACAGCGTTGGGAGGGGACgtgaagatgaaagatgatgttaggacacacaaaataaatgtgaaagaaaagcaaaaggtgTTGACAAAACTATTAACATGAGAAAAACATATGattgaatgatttttttaaaaaatgggggaaaaaagaaaagaaacagagactgAAATGCATGCATGGACTTCTGATGCTGAACCCCAGGTGCACATCTCATGTGTCAACATGCACAGTTTAGAGTTCACTCTGACATCATACAGGATATGAACCTATGACCCCATTCACACCTCTCACCTGGCAGCAATGTCATCATCCTCTCCACCCCAGCCCCAGTACTGGTTAGGGAAGCCGTTCATCTTCATGTACTGGTCTGGGGTCACTGCAGACACCCCACCAAAATACTGTGGGTACGGCAGCCTGGGAGGGTCACATGACCAATGTGTAATATTGAAAACATCTCAGAACAATACATTTATATGGAAGTCAGCTTTGCTAGTCTTGTTATTAGTGCTATCTCAAGCAGATTTGACATGTGAGGTTAGAGGGGTAAAGAGTCAAATAGATACCAAAACAGACTGCATTAACTTCACTTTCTACATTCTGCTTTGCAGAATAATCTACATCACCACAATACAGCATCTCTGTGTCAGGTTAATAGCAGGAGCATCTGTATTTCTGATCGTAAAGAAAATCATATCTTTGAGATTTCTAAATACTCCGGTTTAACCTGAtccacgcacacatacacaccgtGCTTCTACCTGTATCTGAACTTGTCCATGGCCACAGACAGGTGTGTGGGGAACTGTTTGTGGCAGGTGTAGGTGTTGTGGTCATTCTCAGGCAGTAGGTCAACATCATGCAGGAAGATGCAGCTCCAGTCTTCATCTCTGAGGGCCTCCCGCACCCCAACATTCAACAGCTTGGCTCGGTTAAAAGTACCGTTCCCCCACTGAAGGAACGGAGACAGGGATTAACACACAGCTACATGCGGATGTATTAATtcagaaacaaataaaccatGTGTACTTGCTAAGTACTTGATTCTCACTGGTGAAAGGACATCATTTGAGGCGGGTTTATGTAGAACAACAGATGATTCATAGACATCTGCTGGTCTGGTTAAAGTTCAGCTATTGCAACCACAGGATAGCAAGCTATAGACATTATGACTTATAAATGCCCTTAGTGTATAATAATATTGCTTTAAATATTTGGTTAATTcgatttacattaaaaaaaatatttttggcaCTTGACTCGAGTGTCCTCAacagtaataacagtaataaacTTGTACGAAACCTGACCTGCTGTACTATATAGATGCTGTAGTGGATCTGCTGTCTTTGCAGGAAGGGGTGGAGGTGATAGAGGAGGGCACGGAGGTGGGTCTGCCTGTTCCGGTATGGTACCACTATTGCTGTGTGGTGGCGGGGTTCACAGTCTGGAGGCCGGTAGCGTCCGCCTGGCAACACCAATGGGTTCCTCTGTCTTATCTCCTCCAAAgacaaaggagaggaaagatggACAGACACAGGTCCGActggaggaaaggaagggaaaggaaaaaatgttcaAGTCATACCGATTGACTGGCTTTTGTGGCTTAGCAGAAGGCCACACAACCATTCACTGTGCATTTTACTGTGtatgcacacaaaacagcacacatttaaCCCCTCTCACCCAGCAGCGGGGAGGGGATCTGGCAGTCTCTCAGCGGCGGTCCCGTGGCAGGGGGTCCAGTGCCAGAGTTGCGAGGCAGGGGAGGCGGCACTCCCAGATGACTGAGGTTGGTATAGACGTCGTGAGGTCGAGAGTAATCAAACTCCGGCTCTGTGGTGTGCACCAGAACAGACACCAGGCCCCTGAAGCCCCCGAGGGAGAAATAGAGAACAAAGGCAAATTGGAAGCCCACCAGCAGGGCCAGTGTGCATGGGGAGTCCAGCGAGCGCCCACAGCACGCCATAATGAGGTTGTGCAGTAAAAGTCAACgtggagaaaataaatggaggcgggtgggagtgggggtggtggggtgacAACACGATGAGGGTGAAGGAAGAGGTGGGAAATGAGTAAGGAAcggcagaaggagaggaggggaaggagtcAAGGAGTTAGCACTGAGGACCGCTCAGGCGTGCAGGAAGGAGGCGTCGATCTGTAGGAACAGGTAGCAGTGGTGGGGAAGCACAGGCAGCACTGCCATCACCTCCTGACCTCAGACTCcactgagaagaaagaagatAAATACTGTCacttaaattatatttattgctgttattggtcttttattattattgcatcACACTGGTCTAGATGTCAGGTACCTGGATTTCAAGGGTCTAATTAAAACCTGTCCTCCatatctctcctcctcttcctcctttcatcaTCAAGCTTTCTGTAATTAAAAAAGACCCGAGTGACTAACAACACGGCAGCAGATTTGTCTATGCACCACTACTGCAAGCTAAAATAAACTGGGGAATGACAGGAAGCTACAAACAAATGTCATCTTTGCTTCTTTATTTAGAATGGCTTATTTTCAGCAGTGACATTTCCAAAGGGCGTGTATGAAGATTCGCTGCAGATCTATTAATCCAGCATCACAGTTTCCTGTTGGCCCAAATAGTTACATGCTATAGCAAGCTCTAGAGTGATCACTGGAGCAGAACCTCCTGAGAGGAAACCAGAATCCAAAgctctgaaaacacagatgagCGTTGAGCAGACACAGCACCATGGTTATCAGGACAGATAGCCTTCACTCCAGGTGATTAGCCTATCAACATCTAGGCCTGTGCAGGCACTCGTGTACATTTATTCGACAGGATCAGATGCTACATTTCTCCCGTCGACTCCGAAAACAATTTCAGCATGCGCTGATTTTTATGATAAGCTCCAAACGAGCTCTGCAGCGTCAGGGGACTCACCAGCACATCCCTGCGACGTTTCAAATCCAGCCCCCGGCTTCCTCTGAGAATCGACGGGCCGCCGCCGCCGAGTGGACGCAAAGGACCAAAAAGATAGGCTACAGCTC
It includes:
- the b4galt3 gene encoding beta-1,4-galactosyltransferase 3 isoform X1, which translates into the protein MACCGRSLDSPCTLALLVGFQFAFVLYFSLGGFRGLVSVLVHTTEPEFDYSRPHDVYTNLSHLGVPPPLPRNSGTGPPATGPPLRDCQIPSPLLVGPVSVHLSSPLSLEEIRQRNPLVLPGGRYRPPDCEPRHHTAIVVPYRNRQTHLRALLYHLHPFLQRQQIHYSIYIVQQWGNGTFNRAKLLNVGVREALRDEDWSCIFLHDVDLLPENDHNTYTCHKQFPTHLSVAMDKFRYRLPYPQYFGGVSAVTPDQYMKMNGFPNQYWGWGGEDDDIAARVRLSGMKIMRPPVAIGHYKMIKHKGDKGNEQNPRRFDLLKRTRLNWRSDGLNSLSYELLSKELEPLYTNLTVNIGEDPRLPPGKTPIHVKTTTPAHQRSTSKTEAVKQEKRREGHGAVASNLTVVKAVGEKTDSTQSKAGNQTTQENTGVKK
- the b4galt3 gene encoding beta-1,4-galactosyltransferase 3 isoform X2, translated to MACCGRSLDSPCTLALLVGFQFAFVLYFSLGGFRGLVSVLVHTTEPEFDYSRPHDVYTNLSHLGVPPPLPRNSGTGPPATGPPLRDCQIPSPLLVGPVSVHLSSPLSLEEIRQRNPLVLPGGRYRPPDCEPRHHTAIVVPYRNRQTHLRALLYHLHPFLQRQQIHYSIYIVQQWGNGTFNRAKLLNVGVREALRDEDWSCIFLHDVDLLPENDHNTYTCHKQFPTHLSVAMDKFRYRLPYPQYFGGVSAVTPDQYMKMNGFPNQYWGWGGEDDDIAARFDLLKRTRLNWRSDGLNSLSYELLSKELEPLYTNLTVNIGEDPRLPPGKTPIHVKTTTPAHQRSTSKTEAVKQEKRREGHGAVASNLTVVKAVGEKTDSTQSKAGNQTTQENTGVKK